In [Phormidium] sp. ETS-05, the genomic window AAAACGGTTCTACTAAAAACCGCACTAAGCCCCCGTAGTCTGGTTTTGGCTTCTCCCGGTCTCTGGTTGGTGGCACACTCGGGTCAGGATTAAGCGGTGGCTCCATCTCCGACCTTGCTAATGACATTTGCTTTTTCCAGAATGCGACGGACCGTATCTGTAGGCTGCGCCCCCTGTTGCAAGCGTTGGACAATCGCGGGGACGTTCAGACGGGTTTCATTGGTTCTGGGGTTGTAA contains:
- the rpsP gene encoding 30S ribosomal protein S16; the protein is MIKLRLKRYGKKGEASYRIVVMNSTSRRDGRSLEELGFYNPRTNETRLNVPAIVQRLQQGAQPTDTVRRILEKANVISKVGDGATA